The Sebastes fasciatus isolate fSebFas1 chromosome 4, fSebFas1.pri, whole genome shotgun sequence genome window below encodes:
- the miox gene encoding inositol oxygenase isoform X1 — translation MLFMFVKSENVVCAVCYFKMQGPDPYRPNLEMNDSKEKENYRNYESGSLIDRVFNTYNLMHTNQTLDFVNQKHSLWTGCKHAQMTMMDTVMSLDQLVDESDPDVDFPNSFHAFQTAEGIRQAHPDNDWFQLVGLIHDVGKTMALWDEPQWAVVGDTFPVGCKFQNSIVFRDNTFLDNPDENNPSYNTEYGIYEANCGLDKVLMSWGHDEYLYRVMKFNNCSIPEQGLYMIRFHSFYPWHSHGDYMHLCNEKDLRMLPWVQEFNKFDLYTKTTSLPDIDKLKPYYQSLIDKYCPGMLKW, via the exons ATGTTATTTATGTTTGTCAAATCTGAAAATGTTGTCTGCGCTGTCTGTTATTTCAAAATGCAGGGTCCAGACCCATATCGGCCAAATTTGGAGATGAATGACTCCAAAGAGAAGGAAAACTACAGAAACTATGAG agtggAAGTCTAATTGACCGCGTGTTCAACACATACAATCTGATGCACACCAATCAGACACTGGACTTTGTGAATCAGAAG CACTCTTTATGGACCGGCTGCAAACACGCTCAGATGACGATGATGGACACCGTCATGTCTCTAGACCAGCTGGTGGATGAGTCCGATCCTGATGTGGACTTCCCCAACTCCTTCCACGCCTTCCAGACGGCTGAGGGCATACGCCAAGCACACCCAGACAACG ACTGGTTCCAGTTGGTAGGTCTGATCCATGATGTTGGGAAGACGATGGCCCTTTGGGATGAACCACAG TGGGCTGTAGTAGGTGACACCTTCCCAGTGGGCTGCAAGTTTCAAAACTCCATTGTGTTTAGAGACAATACCTTCCTGGATAACCCAGATGAGAACAATCCCAGCTACAA TACTGAATACGGGATCTATGAAGCAAACTGTGGGCTCGACAAAGTCCTCATGTCCTGGGGCCACGACG AGTATCTCTACAGAGTTATGAAGTTCAACAACTGCTCCATCCCAGAACAG gGGTTGTACATGATTCGCTTCCACTCATTCTACCCCTGGCACTCCCACGGAGACTACATGCACCTGTGCAATGAAAAAGACCTGCGCATGCTGCCCTGGGTCCAAGAGTTCAA CAAATTTGACCTCTACACTAAGACCACCTCGCTACCCGACATCGACAAGCTGAAGCCGTACTACCAGTCGCTGATCGACAAGTACTGTCCTGGAATGCTGAAGTGGTGA
- the lmf2a gene encoding lipase maturation factor 2a, producing MGEIILPRRMFLWSMAVIYLAAFVSLYVQIPGLYGNDGLLPARWQLRYSGKSLSEQLLSSPTLLWLGPQLGVDTHTAMELLCIIGAALSLAATLVESLRDSVVFFILWALYLSMYQVGQVFLYFQWDNLLLEIGFLCILVAPLTLFRGSRGVREHDRITFWLIRWLLFRLMFASGVVKLTSRCPTWWGLTALTYHYETQCIPTPLAWFALQLPVWWQKLSVVGTFVIEIAVPLLFFSPLRRLRLGAFYLQVLLQVLIIITGNYNFFNLLTLALCLSLLDDQHVHFWLRKADKISSNDSKLWSWSRYLLELAVWSLMIFGSIVCFDLKLDTTKNAISSRTAFTYHHFNQFLKTVTIPSIWIGVLSLTWEMVKAMFRCACVSGFLKRFWGTLQWTVFATATAAMFTISLVPFTYIEFDSNARLWPGVRRAYDLVDRYQLVNSYGLFRRMTGVSGRPEVVIEGSHDGVSWTEIEFMYKPGNLSAPPAVIAPHQPRLDWQMWFAALGTHTQAPWFTSLIYRLLQGKRDVIELIQTDVSQYPFHQQPPAYLRAHRYRYWFTEPKADGSYPQRWWRRVYDEEFYPKVHLGDTFLESMLTQHGLKDKSPPRRMSNTAVAQAMRWVRSQVKGVPTHILLWTLIACSAAFCLLKGLQNGSKHTERTPLTHEAAVNDHTESVPDGSSDHCEKSDEQQQEEEEEEDGEDGEDEVEEGGKEEKDTVGDDEED from the exons atGGGGGAGATCATCCTGCCACGACGCATGTTCCTCTGGAGCATGGCCGTCATCTATCTGGCTGCTTTTGTGTCCCTCTATGTGCAGATACCAG GTCTCTATGGTAATGACGGGCTGTTGCCTGCTCGTTGGCAGCTGCGATACAGCGGTAAGTCTCTCTCGGAGCAGCTGCTGTCCTCTCCCACCCTGCTGTGGCTGGGACCTCAGCTCGGCGTGGACACGCACACCGCCATGGAGCTGCTGTGTATCATAGGTGCTGCACTGAGCCTCGCCGCCACGCTGGTGGAGTCTCTCCGAGACAGCGTGGTGTTTTTCATCCTTTGGGCCTTGTACCTGTCCATGTACCAG GTGGGCCAGGTTTTTCTCTACTTCCAATG GGACAACTTGCTCTTGGAGATAGGGTTCCTCTGCATCCTTGTTGCTCCCCTGACATTATTCAGAGGGTCACGGGGGGTCAGAGAGCATGATCGCATCACCTTCTGGCTGATCCGCTGGTTGCTCTTCAGGCTCATGTTTGCCTCTGGTGTGGTGAAACTCACGTCACGTTGTCCCACATGGTGGGGCCTTACAG CTCTGACGTATCACTATGAGACTCAGTGTATCCCCACCCCGCTGGCCTGGTTTGCCCTCCAGTTGCCGGTGTGGTGGCAGAAGCTGAGTGTGGTGGGGACCTTCGTTATAGAGATCGCTGTACCGCTGCTCTTCTTCAGCCCATTGCGCAGACTCCGGCTCGGGGCTTTTTACTTGCAG GTGTTGCTTCAAGTGCTCATCATTATAACTGGCAACTACAATTTCTTCAACCTGCTGACTTTGGCCCTCTGTCTGTCGCTTTTGGACGACCAGCATGTACACTTCTGGCTACGCAAGGCGGACAAGATCAGCAGCAATG ACTCCAAGCTGTGGTCGTGGTCGCGTTACCTGCTGGAGCTGGCAGTCTGGTCCCTCATGATCTTCGGATCAATTGTATGCTTTGACCTGAAGCTGGATACAACGAAGAACGCCATCTCCTCCAGGACAG CATTCACATACCACCACTTTAACCAGTTTCTGAAGACGGTCACTATCCCCTCTATCTGGATTGGTGTCCTCTCTCTAACCTGGGAGATGGTCAAAGCCATGTTCAG GTGTGCTTGTGTCTCTGGTTTCCTGAAGAGGTTTTGGGGAACCCTCCAGTGGACTGTGTTTGCTACCGCCACCGCTGCTATGTTCACTATTAGTCTG GTGCCATTCACCTATATAGAGTTTGACTCTAATGCCAGGTTGTGGCCGGGAGTGCGTCGGGCCTATGATCTGGTGGATCGCTACCAGCTGGTCAACTCATACGGCCTGTTCAGAAGGATGACCGGGGTCAGCGGGCGGCCAGAGGTTGTCATCGAGGGAAGCCACGATGGAGTCTCGTGGACA GAGATTGAGTTTATGTATAAGCCAGGCAACCTCAGTGCACCTCCTGCTGTCATTGCACCTCACCAGCCCAGGTTGGACTGGCAAATGTGGTTCGCTGCCCTCGGGACTCACACACAGGCTCCATGGTTCACCAGCCTCATATACAGACTGCTGCAGGGCAAAAGAGATG TGATAGAGTTGATCCAGACCGATGTATCACAGTATCCGTTCCACCAGCAGCCTCCCGCTTACCTCCGAGCCCACCGCTACAGATACTGGTTTACTGAACCAAAGGCTGACGG TTCGTACCCACAGCGTTGGTGGAGGAGGGTCTATGATGAGGAATTCTATCCCAAAGTGCACCTGGGCGACACCTTCCTGGAGAGCATGCTCACGCAGCACGGACTAAAG GATAAATCGCCTCCGCGTCGTATGTCCAACACCGCTGTTGCGCAGGCGATGAGATGGGTGCGCTCTCAGGTCAAAGGTGTTCCCACCCATATACTTCTCTGGACACTCATCGCCTGCAGCGCCGCCTTCTGTCTGCTGAAGGGATTGCAAAACGGgagcaaacacacagaaaggACCCCACTCACTCATGAGGCCGCTGTGAACGATCACACAGAAAGTGTACCGGACGGCTCTTCAGACCATTGTGAGAAGTCAGatgaacagcagcaggaggaggaggaggaggaagatggagaggaCGGTGAAgatgaggtggaggagggtggaaaagaggagaaagacactgttggtgatgatgaagaggactag
- the adm2b gene encoding protein ADM2, producing the protein MCALLPAWLCLLLGLLPLEIQSRALTLQSLTHRQRSSLPRTYKYPKSSNTAIMPTASDLSVAVDNHITEGDRHIIWRALLHKEPPPRLSDLLVDQRDSVLWEAPVWQRGSRGRRHAHSGGGRGHGHLMRVGCVLGTCQVQNLSHRLYQLIGQSGREVSSPINPRSPHSFG; encoded by the exons ATGTGCGCGCTGCTGCCGGCCTGGTTGTGCCTGCTGCTCGGCCTCCTGCCTCTGGAGATCCAGTCCCGGGCTTTGACTCTGCAGAGCCTCACTCACAGACAGAG GTCGAGTTTACCCAGAACCTATAAATACCCAAAGTCTTCTAACACCGCCATCATGCCTACTGCGTCTGATCTCTCTGTTGCCGTTGACAACCACATCACCGAGGGAGACCGACATATCATCTGGAGGGCCCTGCTGCACAAAGAGCCCCCGCCGAGGTTGTCCGACCTGTTGGTCGACCAAAGAGACAGTGTGCTATGGGAAGCGCCGGTCTGGCAGCGTGGGTCAAGGGGTCGTCGCCATGCCCACAGTGGCGGCGGGAGGGGCCACGGCCATCTGATGAGGGTGGGGTGTGTCCTAGGCACCTGTCAGGTTCAGAACCTCAGCCACCGTCTCTACCAGCTGATTGGACAGAGCGGGAGGGAAGTCTCCTCCCCCATTAACCCTCGCAGTCCACACAGCTTCGGCTAA
- the miox gene encoding inositol oxygenase isoform X2, giving the protein MSIINIGPDPYRPNLEMNDSKEKENYRNYESGSLIDRVFNTYNLMHTNQTLDFVNQKHSLWTGCKHAQMTMMDTVMSLDQLVDESDPDVDFPNSFHAFQTAEGIRQAHPDNDWFQLVGLIHDVGKTMALWDEPQWAVVGDTFPVGCKFQNSIVFRDNTFLDNPDENNPSYNTEYGIYEANCGLDKVLMSWGHDEYLYRVMKFNNCSIPEQGLYMIRFHSFYPWHSHGDYMHLCNEKDLRMLPWVQEFNKFDLYTKTTSLPDIDKLKPYYQSLIDKYCPGMLKW; this is encoded by the exons ATGAGTATCATCAACATC GGTCCAGACCCATATCGGCCAAATTTGGAGATGAATGACTCCAAAGAGAAGGAAAACTACAGAAACTATGAG agtggAAGTCTAATTGACCGCGTGTTCAACACATACAATCTGATGCACACCAATCAGACACTGGACTTTGTGAATCAGAAG CACTCTTTATGGACCGGCTGCAAACACGCTCAGATGACGATGATGGACACCGTCATGTCTCTAGACCAGCTGGTGGATGAGTCCGATCCTGATGTGGACTTCCCCAACTCCTTCCACGCCTTCCAGACGGCTGAGGGCATACGCCAAGCACACCCAGACAACG ACTGGTTCCAGTTGGTAGGTCTGATCCATGATGTTGGGAAGACGATGGCCCTTTGGGATGAACCACAG TGGGCTGTAGTAGGTGACACCTTCCCAGTGGGCTGCAAGTTTCAAAACTCCATTGTGTTTAGAGACAATACCTTCCTGGATAACCCAGATGAGAACAATCCCAGCTACAA TACTGAATACGGGATCTATGAAGCAAACTGTGGGCTCGACAAAGTCCTCATGTCCTGGGGCCACGACG AGTATCTCTACAGAGTTATGAAGTTCAACAACTGCTCCATCCCAGAACAG gGGTTGTACATGATTCGCTTCCACTCATTCTACCCCTGGCACTCCCACGGAGACTACATGCACCTGTGCAATGAAAAAGACCTGCGCATGCTGCCCTGGGTCCAAGAGTTCAA CAAATTTGACCTCTACACTAAGACCACCTCGCTACCCGACATCGACAAGCTGAAGCCGTACTACCAGTCGCTGATCGACAAGTACTGTCCTGGAATGCTGAAGTGGTGA